A DNA window from Parafrankia discariae contains the following coding sequences:
- a CDS encoding ABC transporter substrate-binding protein, whose translation MRRRTRLLLTSAVCCATLVLGACGGGGDSTTPATGASGKPVAGGHGRILTLSDLRSLDPGTIGNAYASTGVVGNALYGTLMTNDEGGKIRYQMAESFTTTDNGSTFTLKLRPGLVFSDGTPLNAEAVKFNWDRVKDPATGSPHRSEAAMIASTEVVDDVTLTATMVTAVPKYAQSVVTSSLNWIASPAALRKGAAAFDADPIGAGPFTLKSWTRQAAMELVKNPRYWDAPKPYLDTLTFQTALDSNQRYNTLQTGGADVAVESNPVNFDKADKAGLPNTVMELSGGLFMALNTRRAPFDDVRARQAVAAALDLDALNLATYNGTGTPVDTLFSKTSPFYSDTPLRKEDKATAQRLFDELAADGKPVSFTISTAPTTESRTTAENIQAQLGTFKNVKVQVKVIEVADVVSLRTTHDFDATTSSSFFQDPEPRLWTNFSGASPANLTGIADKELDDALLAGRTAASEQDREKAYDTVQRRLTELAPVVFFTRAEPGAIAGEDVGGLTQYGLGSLLPEELWIQK comes from the coding sequence ATGCGCCGCAGGACACGATTACTCCTCACCTCTGCCGTATGTTGCGCGACACTGGTTCTGGGGGCCTGTGGTGGTGGCGGTGATTCCACCACCCCGGCCACCGGCGCGTCCGGTAAGCCGGTGGCGGGCGGTCACGGGCGGATTCTGACCCTGAGCGATCTCCGGAGCCTGGATCCGGGGACGATCGGTAACGCCTACGCGAGTACCGGCGTCGTCGGCAACGCCCTGTACGGAACGTTGATGACCAACGACGAGGGCGGCAAGATCCGCTACCAGATGGCCGAGTCCTTCACCACCACGGACAACGGCAGCACCTTCACCCTGAAGCTCCGCCCCGGGCTGGTCTTCTCCGACGGCACCCCGCTCAACGCCGAAGCGGTGAAGTTCAACTGGGACCGGGTCAAGGATCCGGCCACCGGATCACCCCACCGGTCGGAGGCGGCGATGATCGCCTCCACCGAAGTGGTGGACGACGTCACGCTGACCGCCACGATGGTCACCGCGGTGCCGAAGTACGCGCAGTCAGTCGTCACCTCGTCACTGAACTGGATCGCCTCACCCGCGGCCCTGCGCAAGGGCGCCGCGGCCTTCGACGCCGACCCGATCGGCGCCGGCCCGTTCACGCTGAAGAGCTGGACCCGTCAGGCCGCCATGGAACTGGTCAAAAACCCCCGCTACTGGGACGCCCCCAAGCCCTATCTGGACACCCTCACCTTCCAGACCGCGCTCGACTCCAACCAGCGTTACAACACCCTGCAGACCGGCGGTGCGGACGTCGCCGTCGAGTCGAACCCCGTCAACTTCGACAAGGCCGACAAGGCCGGCCTGCCGAACACGGTGATGGAGCTCAGCGGCGGGCTCTTCATGGCGCTGAACACCCGGCGGGCACCGTTCGACGACGTCCGTGCCCGACAGGCCGTCGCCGCGGCACTGGATCTGGACGCGCTGAACCTCGCCACCTACAACGGCACCGGCACACCGGTCGACACACTGTTCAGCAAAACCTCGCCCTTCTACTCGGACACCCCGCTGCGCAAGGAGGACAAGGCCACCGCCCAGCGACTGTTCGACGAGCTCGCCGCGGACGGCAAGCCGGTCTCGTTCACCATCTCCACGGCCCCCACCACAGAGAGCAGGACGACGGCGGAGAACATCCAGGCCCAGCTCGGCACCTTCAAGAACGTCAAGGTCCAGGTCAAGGTCATTGAAGTCGCCGATGTCGTCTCGCTGCGGACGACGCACGACTTCGACGCGACCACGTCGTCGTCGTTCTTTCAGGACCCCGAACCGCGGCTGTGGACGAACTTCAGCGGCGCCTCGCCGGCGAACCTGACCGGGATCGCCGACAAGGAGCTCGACGACGCCCTGTTGGCGGGGCGGACGGCGGCCTCGGAACAGGACCGCGAGAAGGCCTACGACACGGTCCAGCGACGCCTCACCGAGCTGGCCCCGGTGGTCTTCTTCACGCGAGCGGAGCCCGGAGCCATCGCGGGT
- a CDS encoding SDR family oxidoreductase, whose protein sequence is MSLFDAFRFDGKRVLVVGGATGMGAAAAELAQSAGAEVIVADYAEVSLAGAKAIHVNLADAASIDAAVEQLGGPVHALLSAAGVADGTPGIERINFIGHRYLIDKLIAGGLLPRGSAIGFISSAAGLGWESDLPLLKEYLAVTDFDEATKWAVEHDKATYMWSKQAVCAYVATQAMPLLKQGIRINAICPGPTDTPLA, encoded by the coding sequence ATGAGCCTGTTCGACGCGTTCCGTTTCGATGGGAAGCGGGTCCTCGTGGTCGGCGGGGCCACCGGTATGGGTGCCGCCGCCGCCGAGCTCGCGCAGAGCGCCGGCGCCGAGGTCATCGTCGCCGACTACGCCGAGGTCAGCCTGGCCGGCGCGAAGGCGATCCACGTCAACCTCGCCGACGCCGCCTCGATCGACGCGGCTGTCGAGCAGCTCGGTGGGCCGGTGCACGCGCTGCTCTCGGCCGCGGGTGTCGCCGACGGCACCCCGGGCATCGAACGGATCAACTTCATCGGCCACCGCTACCTCATCGACAAGCTGATCGCCGGTGGGTTGCTGCCCCGCGGTTCCGCGATCGGCTTCATCTCCTCCGCCGCCGGCCTCGGCTGGGAGTCGGATCTGCCGCTGCTCAAGGAATACCTGGCCGTCACCGACTTCGACGAGGCGACGAAGTGGGCGGTGGAGCACGACAAGGCCACCTACATGTGGAGCAAGCAGGCGGTCTGCGCCTACGTCGCCACCCAGGCGATGCCCCTGCTCAAGCAGGGCATCCGCATCAACGCGATCTGCCCCGGCCCCACCGACACCCCCCTCGCCC
- a CDS encoding TetR/AcrR family transcriptional regulator gives MPSDDTAEFAEPGSARWWAERALVDRRRRPRAGGLSTERIIGAALDVLREKGLDALTVRSVAEHLDTSNASLYRHIASRDELIALIADHVMGDIRFERTGRGWRADVEALMREIRRVIVDQPLPPSAARNKSGFGPNMLRLVEFALGLYREAGLTDSQAVYTTITMIEFVAGSANIRRSAGRGPHGLAGPADLHQLLGGLPAGHFPALFAAGDLYISASTDDVFTHGMALFLDGVANQLPSGR, from the coding sequence ATGCCAAGCGACGACACCGCGGAATTCGCCGAGCCCGGATCCGCCCGCTGGTGGGCCGAGCGGGCCCTGGTCGACCGCCGTCGTAGACCGCGGGCCGGCGGCCTGTCCACCGAACGCATCATCGGAGCGGCCCTGGACGTCCTGCGCGAGAAGGGCCTCGACGCGCTGACCGTGCGTTCGGTGGCCGAGCACCTCGACACCAGCAACGCCTCGCTCTACCGGCACATCGCCAGCCGGGACGAACTGATCGCGCTGATCGCCGACCACGTCATGGGCGACATCCGATTCGAGCGGACGGGCCGGGGCTGGCGCGCCGACGTCGAGGCGCTGATGCGCGAGATCCGCCGGGTCATCGTCGACCAGCCGCTGCCCCCGTCGGCGGCGCGGAACAAGTCGGGATTCGGGCCGAACATGCTGCGCCTCGTCGAGTTCGCTCTCGGCCTGTACCGCGAGGCCGGACTGACCGACAGCCAGGCGGTCTACACGACCATAACGATGATCGAGTTCGTCGCCGGTTCCGCCAACATCCGGCGCAGCGCCGGCCGCGGGCCACACGGCCTCGCCGGCCCCGCCGACCTGCACCAGCTCCTGGGCGGCCTACCCGCCGGGCACTTCCCGGCCCTGTTCGCGGCCGGGGATCTCTACATCTCCGCGTCCACCGACGACGTGTTCACCCACGGCATGGCCCTCTTCCTCGACGGTGTCGCCAACCAGCTCCCCAGCGGTCGATAG